From Riemerella anatipestifer ATCC 11845 = DSM 15868, a single genomic window includes:
- a CDS encoding UDP-2,3-diacylglucosamine diphosphatase, with product MTITLEDRKKIYFASDQHFGAPTLEASKLREQKFVQWLEDIRKDAQVLFLMGDLFDFWHEWQFVVPRGFVRVLGKLAELKDQGIDIYFFVGNHDLWMKDYFEKELGIPVFFEKRYATINGKRFLLAHGDGLGPGDKGYKRMKKVFTNPLAQWLFKWIHPDISMKLALYLSQKNKMISGEEDKEFLGEDREFLVRYSKEKLKAEHIDYFVFGHRHLPMILEVGAGASYVNLGDWISYYSYGVFDGTQFQLKYLSNL from the coding sequence ATGACGATTACATTAGAAGACAGAAAAAAAATCTACTTCGCCTCTGACCAGCACTTCGGAGCCCCCACTCTAGAAGCCAGTAAACTTAGAGAACAAAAGTTTGTGCAATGGCTAGAAGACATTCGGAAAGATGCCCAAGTGCTGTTCCTTATGGGAGACTTGTTTGATTTTTGGCACGAGTGGCAGTTTGTAGTTCCTAGAGGCTTCGTGAGGGTGCTTGGTAAATTAGCCGAACTTAAAGACCAAGGCATAGACATCTACTTTTTTGTAGGTAACCACGACCTATGGATGAAAGACTACTTTGAGAAAGAACTCGGAATACCCGTTTTTTTTGAAAAAAGATACGCCACCATCAATGGCAAAAGGTTTCTCCTCGCCCACGGCGATGGTTTAGGTCCTGGCGATAAGGGCTACAAAAGAATGAAAAAGGTATTTACCAACCCTCTAGCTCAGTGGTTGTTCAAGTGGATTCACCCCGATATTTCAATGAAGCTTGCCCTGTACCTTTCTCAGAAAAACAAAATGATAAGTGGCGAAGAAGACAAAGAATTTTTGGGTGAAGACCGAGAGTTTTTAGTACGCTATTCCAAAGAAAAACTAAAGGCGGAGCATATAGACTATTTCGTATTTGGGCATAGACACCTCCCGATGATTTTGGAGGTGGGAGCAGGAGCCTCTTATGTTAATCTAGGCGATTGGATTTCTTACTATTCTTATGGTGTTTTTGATGGGACTCAATTTCAGCTTAAATACCTAAGCAACTTATGA
- a CDS encoding alpha/beta hydrolase family protein — translation MSEFTLTTSDGYPLAVSLFKPEAENTNGKLLLINSATGVKQYVYYSFAKYLMSKGYTVITYDYRGIASSKPTKMKGFKASMRLWGTEDYKTLTNYIKTHFPHYEKYIMGHSVGALITGMNPDTNLFKKIIFIGAQDAYVKHLDSKTRWAAYLGFGILQPLLTEMLGYFPASILGLGESLPKGVAYDWRRLILNKKSTLKLLEMSYDYTEHLHQDTLVLYADDDNWLTEKGVKSLMNTYHNLKAKYHIIKSELSPKNDIGHINFFRSYNAPLWHIVEDYLK, via the coding sequence ATGAGTGAATTCACCCTTACCACTTCCGATGGCTACCCTCTTGCGGTAAGCCTCTTTAAACCAGAAGCAGAGAATACGAATGGTAAATTATTACTCATCAATTCAGCAACAGGAGTAAAACAATATGTCTATTACAGTTTTGCCAAATACCTAATGTCAAAAGGCTACACGGTAATCACTTATGATTATAGAGGCATCGCATCTTCTAAGCCCACTAAAATGAAAGGCTTTAAAGCCAGTATGAGGCTATGGGGAACCGAAGACTATAAAACATTAACCAACTACATCAAAACACATTTTCCTCATTACGAGAAATATATTATGGGACATTCCGTAGGAGCTTTGATTACAGGAATGAACCCAGACACTAATCTTTTTAAAAAGATAATATTTATAGGAGCTCAAGACGCTTATGTAAAACACTTAGATTCTAAAACTAGATGGGCTGCTTACCTAGGTTTTGGTATATTGCAACCTCTACTTACCGAAATGTTAGGGTATTTCCCTGCCTCTATTCTTGGCCTAGGAGAATCTCTTCCAAAGGGTGTAGCTTACGATTGGAGAAGGCTTATTCTTAACAAAAAATCTACTCTTAAACTCCTAGAGATGTCTTATGACTATACAGAGCACCTTCATCAGGATACTTTGGTTCTCTATGCCGATGATGACAACTGGCTCACAGAAAAAGGCGTTAAAAGTTTAATGAACACTTATCATAATCTGAAAGCAAAATATCATATCATAAAATCTGAACTTTCTCCTAAAAACGATATTGGACACATCAACTTTTTTAGAAGTTACAACGCTCCACTATGGCACATTGTGGAAGATTACTTGAAATAA
- a CDS encoding 6-pyruvoyl trahydropterin synthase family protein produces MIRITKIFSFETAHVLYNYDGKCKNMHGHSYKLFVTVKGVPINDLDHPKNGMVVDFGDIKKIVKEEIVDVWDHAVLLNANSPHISLGKELEEKGHKVIFCNYQPTCENMLYDIAAKIKNRLPESVQLAYLKLHETENSYGEWLAEEN; encoded by the coding sequence ATGATTAGAATTACTAAGATTTTTTCATTTGAAACCGCTCATGTCCTTTACAACTACGATGGCAAGTGCAAGAATATGCACGGGCATTCGTACAAACTATTTGTTACCGTAAAGGGGGTCCCTATCAATGATTTAGACCACCCTAAAAACGGAATGGTAGTAGATTTTGGGGATATTAAAAAGATTGTGAAAGAAGAAATTGTAGATGTGTGGGACCACGCCGTCTTGCTCAATGCCAACTCACCACATATCAGCTTAGGGAAAGAGTTAGAAGAAAAAGGACACAAAGTAATATTCTGCAACTACCAGCCGACTTGCGAAAATATGCTTTACGACATTGCCGCTAAAATCAAAAACAGGCTCCCCGAGTCTGTGCAACTAGCCTATCTAAAACTCCACGAAACAGAAAACTCCTACGGAGAATGGTTGGCAGAGGAGAATTAG